In Planctomycetota bacterium, the DNA window CCCCCCGCCCCGCCATGGCCTACCGCTTTTTTTTTGTTTAAACGGTTATTTTTGGGTGGGGCCCCCCGCGCTTGCGCGCGGGGGGGTCTCAACACTACCCACCCCCCTCGACAACGCTCGGGGCTCGCCAGCAAGAAGATCCGTTTCAGCCATTCATCTCGCTGACGACCTTTGCGTCGCGGGCAGAGAGGTCTGCGTACTCGGGATCGCTGCCGACGTCGGGGGTGCGTTTGCGGCTGCGGGCGCAGAGCTGCCAGTCCTCGCGCCGGTCGATGACGCGGACAAAGGACGTCTCGCCGTCTTCGATCGAGTGCCAGCCTGCGCCGACGACGTCGGCCAGGTCGACGCCGAACGGCTCGAGCTTTTGGCGGTCTTCGGACTTGAGCGTGTAGACGAGTTCGGCATCGGTCGCCTTGTTCAGGCCGACCTCCTTTTTGAGTTCGTCGAGCTGCTGCAGGGCGTCTTGCCGAAGCTTCATGAGCACAGTCCACGCGTCGTACGTCGGCACGTCCATCGGTTCCGGCAGGCCAGCCGTGTGGACGCGGCCGCTGGTGCCGGGCAGGTGCTCCCACGCCTCGTCGGAAGTGAAGACCAGCATCGGTGCAACGAGCCGAATCAGTGCATCGGCCACCTTGTACTGGACGAACTGGCTCCGCCGCCGCACCGGCGAGTCGGCGGCCTCGCAGTAGAGGCGGTCCTTCATCGCGTTGCCGTAGACCTGGCTGACCTGGACCGTGCAGAAGTCGCGGATCAGGCGATAGGCGTGGTGCGTCTGGAACGCGTTGTAGGCGTGGCGTACGTCGCGGATGAGCGTGTTCAACTCACTCAACATCCACGCGTCGAGGCTGGTTTCCGGACAAACCGAAGCTGCCGCTTCGGCGTGGTGAGGGTGGTGCGGATCGAAGTCGCTGAGGTTGCCTAGCAGGAAGCGGATCGTGTTGCGGATCTTGCGGTACTCGTCGCCGAACTTCTGGATGATCTCGGGGCTGGTGCGGATGTCGCCGGTGTAGTCGACGCTGCACATGTACAGCCGCAAGAGGTCGGCCCCGTGGCGTTCGATCTCCTGTGTTGCCGTCACGTACTCTTTGTCGCTCTTGGAGACCTTGGTGCCGTCGGGCTTGACGATGAAGCCGTGGGTGAGCACTTCCTTGAACGGGGCGTGCCCGACGCTGCCGCAGCCCGATAGCAGCGACAGCTGGAACCAGCCGCGGTGCTGGTCGGAGCCTTCGAGGTACAGGTCGGCCGGGGCATCTTCGAGGTCGTCGCGGGCATCGAGCACGGCATGCCACGACGAACCGCTCTCGAACCAGACGTCGAAGATGTCGCTCTCCTTGCGGAGCTTGTCCTTCGGGAAGTTCTGGCCCGGGTCGAAGTCGCTCAGCAACTCGGCCGGCTCCATCGACCACCAGGCGTCGCTGCCGTGCTCGGCAAACGTCGCCGCGACGGCACGGACCGACTCCGGCGTTAGCAGAGCGTCGCCCTGCTCGTTGTAGAAGACCGGGATCGGCAGGCCCCAAGCCCGCTGCCGGCTGATGCACCAGTCGGGCCGATTCGCGAGCATGCCGAGGAGGCGTTGCTGGCCCCAGCCGGGGTGGAACGTCGTCCCCTCGGCCGACGCGACCGCACGGTCACGGAGCGATGCCATCGCACCCGTGGCACGATCTTCAGATCGTGTCTGGCCTGGTGAAGCGTCGGAACACGAACTGAAGTTCGAGCCACGGTTTTCTACTTCGTAAGCGTTGTCGGCGGCGATGAACCATTGCTCCGTGGCGCGGTAGATCGTGGGTGTCTTGCTCCGCCAGTCGTGCGGGTACTTGTGGACGAGGTCCTGGCTGGCGAAGAGGTACCCGTCGTCAGCCAGCTTTTCGACGATGATCGGGTTGGCCTCCTTGACCGTCAGCCCGGTGACGAACGGCGGCGTGGACGAGTCGTACCGGCCATCCGCCTGGACGGGGCAGTAGACGTCGAGCCCGTTGGCTCGCCCGAGGCCCCAGTCCTCCTCGCCGTGACCGGGCGCCGTGTGGACGAGGCCGGTGCCGTCGGTCGTCGTGACGTAGTCGGCCGGAAGCAGCTTGCCGACGCGGTCGGCAACGAACGGATGCTGGTACTCCAGACCCGATAGCTGATCGCCGCAGACCGTCGCAACGACCTCGTACTCGACGGCCTTCGGACCCGTTGCGAACTGCTTGGTGAACTTCCAATCCTCGTCCGGATCGGCATCGGCCGGCGGATCGCCCGCGTTGCCACCGGCAGCGAAGGTCTGTTTCACGAGGTCGCTCGCGATGACGACGAGCCGCGAGTGATTCGCCCCGACC includes these proteins:
- a CDS encoding isoleucine--tRNA ligase is translated as MTATTTAMSYKDTLNLPKTDFAMKAQLTQREPQRLANWEADGLYGKVLDAHASDPVFNLHDGPPFANGDIHIGHVLNKVLKDVVCRYQTMKGRRVPYVPGWDCHGLPIEHKVQQKLGPKLRELDTLTVRRLCREHAEKAIATQCQQFKRLGILGDWDRPYLTMDPAYEARTLEVFAKFVENGLVYKRLKPVHWSVANRTALADAELEYQRVRDPSVFVEFPARNPGEVKAKLGLREPGEVRFMIWTTTPWTLPANLAIAVNPDVEYSVVRYDAVGANHSRLVVIASDLVKQTFAAGGNAGDPPADADPDEDWKFTKQFATGPKAVEYEVVATVCGDQLSGLEYQHPFVADRVGKLLPADYVTTTDGTGLVHTAPGHGEEDWGLGRANGLDVYCPVQADGRYDSSTPPFVTGLTVKEANPIIVEKLADDGYLFASQDLVHKYPHDWRSKTPTIYRATEQWFIAADNAYEVENRGSNFSSCSDASPGQTRSEDRATGAMASLRDRAVASAEGTTFHPGWGQQRLLGMLANRPDWCISRQRAWGLPIPVFYNEQGDALLTPESVRAVAATFAEHGSDAWWSMEPAELLSDFDPGQNFPKDKLRKESDIFDVWFESGSSWHAVLDARDDLEDAPADLYLEGSDQHRGWFQLSLLSGCGSVGHAPFKEVLTHGFIVKPDGTKVSKSDKEYVTATQEIERHGADLLRLYMCSVDYTGDIRTSPEIIQKFGDEYRKIRNTIRFLLGNLSDFDPHHPHHAEAAASVCPETSLDAWMLSELNTLIRDVRHAYNAFQTHHAYRLIRDFCTVQVSQVYGNAMKDRLYCEAADSPVRRRSQFVQYKVADALIRLVAPMLVFTSDEAWEHLPGTSGRVHTAGLPEPMDVPTYDAWTVLMKLRQDALQQLDELKKEVGLNKATDAELVYTLKSEDRQKLEPFGVDLADVVGAGWHSIEDGETSFVRVIDRREDWQLCARSRKRTPDVGSDPEYADLSARDAKVVSEMNG